A single genomic interval of Musa acuminata AAA Group cultivar baxijiao chromosome BXJ3-4, Cavendish_Baxijiao_AAA, whole genome shotgun sequence harbors:
- the LOC135636628 gene encoding small polypeptide DEVIL 11-like codes for MKAKDMATSKSEEKSLPCPSFCRRCRSLVREQRARFYILRRCIVMLVCWRDSGDL; via the coding sequence ATGAAAGCGAAGGACATGGCGACGTCGAAGAGCGAGGAGAAGAGCTTGCCATGCCCATCCTTCTGCCGCCGGTGTCGATCGCTGGTGAGGGAACAGAGGGCTCGCTTCTACATACTCCGGCGATGCATCGTGATGTTGGTTTGCTGGAGAGACAGCGGCGATCTTTGA
- the LOC103982629 gene encoding 14 kDa proline-rich protein DC2.15, with translation MASKASASAALFLVLNLVFFALTSACGTTCTPATKPPPSSSHGKCPVDTLKLAACSNVLNGLIKVGVGKFPKQPCECCTLLDGLVDLEAAVCLCTAIKANVLGIHLNLPINFSLLLNYCGKKAPTGFQCP, from the coding sequence ATGGCATCCAAGGCCTCAGCATCGGCAGCCCTCTTCCTTGTTCTCAACCTTGTCTTCTTTGCACTCACCAGTGCTTGTGGCACCACTTGCACCCCCGCCACTAAGCCCCCACCGAGCTCTTCCCACGGCAAATGCCCAGTCGACACCCTCAAGCTGGCCGCCTGCTCCAACGTGCTCAATGGCCTGATCAAGGTCGGCGTCGGCAAGTTCCCGAAACAGCCGTGCGAGTGCTGCACTCTGCTCGATGGCCTCGTCGACCTCGAGGCCGCCGTGTGCCTTTGCACTGCTATCAAGGCCAATGTCCTTGGCATTCATCTCAACCTCCCCATCAActtcagccttctcctcaactacTGCGGTAAGAAGGCTCCCACCGGTTTCCAGTGCCCTTGA
- the LOC135636835 gene encoding cortical cell-delineating protein-like, whose product MTCNASESNGDSAGVTDRRRTHGLLENRILMTSTIEFTTRGGRGLQKLLSPSSPPPHPTSMASKTTTWLFLIVSMALPQAFACDSCSQPSLPWPPALRRPPRVLPPVEGGGGLPGASPPATCSLDHLKLGLCLDVLGGLVHLGAGNPAENVCCPVLHGLLELEAAVCLCTAIKLRILNLDIYIPLALQLLITCGKNPPSGSLCHLN is encoded by the exons atgacatgcaatgcgagTGAGAGCAATGGGGACTCTGCAGGGGTGACGGATCGGAGGAGAACTCACGGACTGCTCGAGAACAGAATCCTCATGACCAGCACAATAGAATTCACAACCCGAGGCGGA AGAGGCCTTCAAAAGCTCTTAagcccttcttctcctcctccacatCCGACCTCCATGGCCTCCAAGACCACGACCTGGCTCTTCCTCATCGTCTCCATGGCGTTGCCGCAGGCATTCGCATGCGACTCGTGCTCCCAGCCGTCGCTCCCTTGGCCTCCTGCGCTGAGGAGACCGCCGAGGGTGCTGCCACCGGTGGAAGGTGGGGGTGGCCTTCCAGGGGCCTCGCCTCCGGCCACGTGCTCGTTGGATCATCTCAAGCTGGGGCTGTGCCTCGACGTGCTGGGAGGCCTGGTGCACCTGGGCGCCGGCAACCCGGCCGAGAACGTGTGCTGCCCGGTGCTGCATGGACTGCTGGAGCTGGAGGCTGCAGTGTGCCTTTGCACCGCCATTAAGCTGAGGATACTAAACCTCGACATCTATATACCACTGGCACTTCAGCTGCTCATTACCTGTGGGAAGAACCCTCCTTCTGGTTCTCTCTGTCATCTTAATTAA
- the LOC135636837 gene encoding 14 kDa proline-rich protein DC2.15-like produces MASSSTALLLCLSLLFFTLVSSSYCPPPPMKPKPSPRPKPTPKPGMPSCPIDTVKLGACANVLGGLINLQIGTPPKKPCCSLIEGLADFEAALCLCTAIKANILGISLNVDVDLTLLLNYCGKKVPYGYLCA; encoded by the coding sequence ATGGCTTCTTCCTCCACCGCTCTACTCCTCTGCCTCAGCCTCCTCTTCTTCACCTTGGTCTCCTCCAGCTACTGCCCGCCACCTCCGATGAAGCCCAAGCCTTCGCCCAGACCCAAACCGACTCCCAAACCCGGCATGCCTTCCTGTCCCATCGACACGGTCAAGCTGGGCGCCTGCGCCAACGTGCTCGGCGGCCTCATCAACCTCCAGATCGGCACCCCGCCCAAGAAACCCTGCTGCAGCCTCATCGAGGGCCTCGCCGACTTCGAAGCCGCCTTGTGCCTCTGCACCGCCATCAAGGCCAACATCTTGGGCATCAGCCTCAACGTCGACGTCGATCTCACCCTCCTCCTCAACTACTGCGGCAAGAAGGTCCCCTATGGCTACCTGTGCGCTTGA
- the LOC103982630 gene encoding cell division cycle protein 48 homolog — translation MANEGGASSSDPKGKKDYSTAILEKKKAPNRLIVDEATNDDNSVVSMNPETMEKLQLFRGDTILLKGKKRRDTICIALADDTCDEPKIRMNKVVRSNLRVRLGDVVSVHQCQNVKYGKRVHILPIDDTIEGVTGNLFDAYLKPYFLEAYRPVRKGDLFLVRGGMRSVEFKVIETDPAEYCIVSPDTEIFCEGEPVKREDEDRLDEVGYDDVGGVRKQMAQIRELVELPLRHPQLFKSIGVKPPKGILLYGPPGSGKTLIARAVANETGAFFFCINGPEIMSKLAGESESNLRKAFEEAEKNAPSIIFIDEIDSIAPKREKTNGEVERRIVSQLLTLMDGLKSRSHVIVIGATNRPNSIDPALRRFGRFDREIDIGVPDEVGRLEVLRIHTKNMKLSEDVDLERIAKDTHGYVGADLAALCTEAALQCIREKMDIIDLEDESIDAEILNSMAVTNEHFKTALGSSNPSALRETVVEVPNVSWDDIGGLDNVKRELQETVQYPVEHPEKFEKFGMSPSKGVLFYGPPGCGKTLLAKAIANECQANFISVKGPELLTMWFGESEANVREIFDKARQSAPCVLFFDELDSIATQRGSSVGDAGGAADRVLNQLLTEMDGMNAKKTVFIIGATNRPDIIDPALLRPGRLDQLIYIPLPDEASRLQIFKACLRKSPVSKDVDLRALAKYTQGFSGADITEICQRACKYAIRENIEKDIERERKKSENPEAMEEDDADEVAEIKAAHFEESMKFARRSVSDADIRKYQAFAQTLQQSRGFGSEFRFSERSEAAGGATGSDPFATSAAAADDDDLYS, via the exons ATGGCGAACGAGGGCGGGGCTTCCTCTTCCGATCC CAAGGGTAAGAAAGATTATAGCACGGCAATCCTTGAGAAAAAGAAGGCGCCTAACCGTTTGATCGTGGATGAGGCTACCAACGATGATAACTCGGTGGTGTCGATGAATCCCGAGACGATGGAGAAGCTGCAACTCTTTCGCGGCGACACCATACTCTTGAAG ggaaagaaaagaagggatACCATCTGTATTGCTCTAGCTGATGATACATGCGATGAGCCAAAAATCAGGATGAATAAGGTTGTCCGATCAAACCTCAGGGTAAGGCTTGGGGATGTTGTATCGGTCCATCAATGTCAAAACGTCAAGTATGGGAAGCGTGTTCACATACTGCCAATTGATGACACGATTGAAGGAGTCACAGGAAATCTTTTTGATGCATATTTAAAGC CATATTTTTTGGAGGCATATCGTCCCGTTAGAAAAGGGGATCTTTTCCTTGTCAGGGGAGGTATGAGGAGTGTTGAATTTAAGGTCATAGAAACAGATCCTGCAGAGTACTGTATTGTTTCTCCTGACACGGAGATTTTCTGTGAGGGAGAGCCTGTAAAAAGGGAGGATGAGGATAGGCTTGATGAGGTGGGTTATGATGATGTTGGAGGTGTCCGAAAACAGATGGCTCAAATAAGAGAGCTGGTGGAGTTACCTCTTAGACACCCACAATTGTTCAAGTCGATTGGTGTCAAGCCACCAAAAGGTATTTTGTTGTATGGACCACCTGGTTCTGGGAAGACATTGATAGCTAGAGCCGTTGCAAATGAGACAGGAGCATTCTTCTTTTGCATTAATGGCCCAGAGATTATGTCAAAGCTAGCTGGTGAAAGTGAGAGCAATTTGAGAAAAGCTTTTGAAGAAGCAGAGAAAAATGCACCATCAATTATATTTATTGACGAGATTGATTCCATTGCTCCTAAGAGGGAAAAGACTAATGGGGAAGTTGAGAGGCGAATAGTATCTCAGCTTCTGACGTTGATGGATGGACTAAAATCTCGTTCTCATGTAATTGTCATTGGGGCTACAAACAGGCCAAACAGTATTGATCCAGCTCTGAGAAGATTTGGAAGGTTTGACAGGGAAATTGACATTGGAGTCCCAGATGAAGTTGGGCGCTTGGAGGTTCTTCGGATCCATACCAAGAACATGAAGCTATCTGAAGAT GTTGATTTGGAAAGGATTGCTAAGGACACTCATGGATACGTAGGGGCTGACCTTGCTGCTTTATGCACTGAAGCTGCTCTCCAGTGTATACGTGAAAAGATGGACATAATTGATTTAGAGGATGAATCTATTGATGCTGAGATTCTTAACTCTATGGCTGTAACAAATGAACATTTTAAGACTGCCCTTGGCTCAAGCAATCCATCTGCTCTCCGTGAAACT GTCGTTGAAGTGCCAAATGTTTCCTGGGATGATATTGGTGGATTGGACAATGTCAAGAGGGAACTGCAAGAG ACTGTACAATATCCCGTTGAGCATCCTGAAAAGTTTGAGAAGTTTGGGATGTCACCCTCCAAGGGAGTCTTGTTTTATGGACCGCCTGGTTGTGGAAAGACCTTATTAGCCAAGGCAATTGCTAATGAATGCCAAGCAAACTTCATCAGTGTCAAGGGTCCTGAATTGCTGACAATGTGGTTCGGTGAGAGTGAAGCAAACGTACGTGAAATCTTTGATAAGGCCCGTCAATCAGCACCATGTGTGCTCTTTTTTGATGAGCTCGACTCCATTGCAACCCAG aGAGGCAGCAGTGTCGGTGATGCAGGAGGTGCGGCTGATAGGGTTCTCAATCAGCTGCTGACAGAGATGGATGGCATGAACGCAAAGAAAACCGTGTTTATTATCGGGGCAACCAACAGGCCTGACATCATAGATCCTGCTTTACTTCGCCCAGGCCGTCTGGACCAATTGATTTATATTCCTTTACCAGACGAGGCCTCTCGTCTCCAAATATTCAAAGCTTGCCTGAGAAAGTCTCCTGTATCGAAAGATGTTGACCTGAGGGCTCTTGCCAAGTACACTCAAGGATTTAGTGGTGCCGATATTACAGAAATTTGCCAACGTGCATGCAAGTATGCCATTAGAGAAAACATTGAAAAG GATATtgaaagagagaggaagaagagtgagAATCCAGAGGCAATGGAGGAAGACGACGCTGATGAAGTAGCAGAGATCAAGGCTGCTCATTTCGAGGAATCGATGAAGTTTGCCCGCAGGAGTGTGAGTGACGCAGACATTCGCAAGTACCAGGCATTTGCACAGACGTTGCAGCAGTCGAGGGGGTTCGGAAGCGAGTTCCGTTTTTCTGAGCGTTCCGAAGCCGCAGGTGGCGCCACAGGATCAGACCCTTTTGCAACGTCAGCTGCTGCCGCCGACGATGATGATTTGTACTCTTAA
- the LOC135636836 gene encoding 14 kDa proline-rich protein DC2.15-like: protein MAAKASASVGLFLVLNLLFLALTSGCGTCPAPTPKRPKPTPKPSYGKCPVDTLKMAACANVLNGLITVGDGEFPKQPCQCCSLIEGLFDFEAAVCICTALKANILGINLNVPINLSLLVNYCGKKVPAEFQCP, encoded by the coding sequence ATGGCAGCGAAAGCTTCAGCGTCAGTTGGCCTCTTTCTCGTCCTCAACCTCCTCTTCCTTGCACTCACCAGTGGCTGCGGCACTTGCCCAGCACCGACGCCTAAGCGCCCCAAGCCCACACCAAAGCCTTCCTACGGCAAATGCCCTGTTGACACGCTTAAAATGGCCGCCTGCGCCAATGTGCTCAATGGCCTCATCACTGTCGGTGACGGTGAGTTCCCGAAGCAGCCATGCCAGTGCTGCTCCCTCATCGAAGGTCTCTTCGACTTCGAGGCTGCTGTGTGCATTTGCACCGCGCTTAAGGCCAATATCCTTGGCATCAACCTCAACGTCCCCATCAACCTCAGCCTTCTCGTCAACTACTGTGGCAAGAAGGTCCCCGCTGAGTTCCAGTGCCCTTAG